TGTCGGGTGCATCTGAGAGAGCCTTTCAGCCCCTGCTGAGTCAGCATCCTCGGACTcctccatgagagagagagagagagagagagagagagagagacggagagagagagagcgagagagagacggagagagacggagagagagagagagacatttcaaAACCTCTTAACGGCTTTATCActtcctgcgtgtgtgtgtaggtaggagCTGTAGGTCCAACCCCGGTGTCTGTGGAACACAGCCCTGAATCTATGGAAAACAGGGAGTCAATAGAGTTCAGTATTCAACCAAATCTGCCTCTCCATCTATTTCAAGCAGCAGAAGCAATTTGAATCACACGCacgacacatgcatacacacacacacacacacacacacacacacacacacacacatgcatacacacacacacaccagacgcaCTGACAAAGGTAATGACCTTCAGGCAATACAGCATTTGTCCTGCTGCCAAAACACCAGCactgtgctgggggggggggggggttagggggggaCTCAATCTCAATTGGCTTCCGTATGAAAGAAATAGGAGTGGAACATTTTTGGAAGTGTTCTCAAAGAAACGCTGGCGTGCTGTACTGAAGGACTGCTACACAcggtggttatgtgtgtgtgtgtgtgtgtgtgtgtgtgcgccagcgTCCGGGTGCTTTGAGTGTGATCCATGCGCGAAGAGTGTGCCCCCACCTTAAACTCACTCTCTgcattccacaaacacacacacacacacacacccttgagtTTTAAGAAAAGGTGTTATCACAGTCATCCTCTGCATgagcctgcgcacacacacaaaaaataaagtcttacacacacacacacacacaccttacaggtGGGGGCTGCTGCAGTATGCGAGAAAAGGATAAAAAAATCAgaggctttttttccccttttctcacTCAGAAGGTGTGTGATTCTGGTGGTGTTTTTTAATCCCCTGATGCATGTTGTATGCTGCTGTACAGTGGCAGCTGAAAAGGCTTGCAACAGGCTGGCGCGCACACACCAGGCGAGCCAAAATGGCTGAGCTAGAGAAATCGGcacggcaacaacaacaaaaagaaaaaccacTTGAAAACCCccctcctgaaaaaaaaaagaaaaaagggaaaggagACAGCGTTTGACATTGAGCGTAATTCAGGAACAAAGCCCTTAGCATGACTGAGGTGGGGTGGCGAGGGGGAGGCTGTGTGAATGAAGAACATTTGAGggtcaaagctgtgtgtgtgtgtgtgttgtgtgtgtgttgtgctgtgtgtgtgtgtgtgtgtgtgtgtgtgtggcagtccaCTTCATTTCCCTCATTACGACACATGCCAGGGTCAGCTGGGACAATGGCGGCAAGGGTCAGAGGTGAGTGTGTACGCTCCAGAGCATGCCCATTTCACCGCCAACCCCGAAAAGAACAATGGAGCGACATCGCTCTGCCGCCCCCGCCCGCCATCAGTCCCCTACCCTACTCTCCCTGCTCCCTCGAGGAAGGGCCGCAGATGCTCAaggagaaggggtgggggtggtggctgAAGGGGGGGTGGATGAAGGTGGTGAGGGGGCTGGGACTATGCAAAGCCCAGGCAGACATAATTATCCAGAGACCAGGTTTATTTATTGGACATGGGCCCAAGAAGATTGGcgcctctctttctgtctgcgcTGCTTTAAATATGGATGATAAaccacacaagaaaaaaaaagggaaagaaagaagaaaatgaacatCTTCTGCTCCAAGATTCTGCACAGAGCCCCACGCTAGGCTAACCTGACACATAACACAGATCTAAAAGCAGCTCCAGATTCCTGTGCAGATGGCTTGATTTTTATCCCCCTCCTTTACTTCCCAAGCCGTgcggagagagattgagaaagagagagagagagagggagagagagagagagagacagacagacatgaatgGAGGAAACAAATATCACCTCTTCAGCCACGAGCGGATGGTAAAAGGTATTCATTACCTCCTGCTGCTGGTGATAACATCATAAAAGTCCAGCTTCTACCTGCGCCTTGAAATCGCCATCTACAAACTCAATCTCCTGCCTGACAGCCAGCATTTAGATACAATGGGCCTCACTGTGGACAGCCGGAGATTTAATGCCCGTCACTTCACAATAgaccccccacctctcccctcccaaCACCCCCAATAGACTGGGGGGGGGAGCtggagggggtaggggggggggggggcaaggagaTTTCACACTCAACAGCCCCATCTGCTGGACACGAGGGGAAGGATCAACTGGATGGCAGACAGGTTAAATTTAGAGTGCACCCATGTTGACACACTGGGACATTTGTTTGGAAAAACATTCCTTCTTGTTGCACAGACTAGTGTGACAGCTAACCCTAGCGAAGCGGAAGTGAAGATGGACCTCCAGGCCCAGACACCAGGGCTGAAGTGAAACGCTCTACGTTCCTCTCATAGACTGTTCATAGAAGGCTTCAGGTGCAGTCAGCGATTCTTATCAAatgcactttttgtcaaatgcaGTGAATTGCTGCTCGTGGTTCCCCTGCCGGTCCCCTTGCGAGTCCGCTGAATGTGTGCTCTCAAAACGTCAGTGTTCATATTCAGCCCTGGCTCTATAAATGGGAAATatagtggctcagaccaagggggggggggggcactcacCTCTTCCGGGACTGCAGGGCGGCGCTCTTGGCCAGCAGGGAGGGCGGGTAGCGGGCGAAGAGACTCTGTGCATGGGTGATGAGCTCCTCGTAGGGCAGGTTCTGCGGGATTttggagaggaggtggtggaccATGGCCATgtcacactcactgttcttcaCCTCCTTCTCCCGATGCAACACGATCTGAagcccagccacacacacacacacacacacacacacacaagttacatttacatttttgttttatccaAAGTAAAATTGGGGAACAATAATGAAGTTACACTAGGTTAGTCGACCTGTTGAAAACAGCACAGCAACAAAAAGCACTAATACAAATCAATCTAATAAAAGtaccagagagagcagagagaagtaGTGCAGGAGTGTTGGGAATGTTAAAGTACTTAGGCCCTGTTTATACCCCAGCATTAACATGGGTCTTGGATGATCCGATCACAAGCAGGTAGCAGGTGTGAATGCACCCAAGACGCATTGAGGACGCATTGAGATCCGATCACTCCGCCCGATTTGGAGATGGTCTGGTCTTTTAGCAGCGCGTACGCAAATGTGTTCTGGCCTGACAATTTAAAAAAGCCCATCGAGATGTGTTACGAGCGCCTCAAACATTGATTTCAATAACCAGTAATGCACCAAGTGGGCCTAATGATTGACAAGTGAACTCGACTAACCCCACCGCCTTCCCTGCCAAGATTTTCTAGAACCATTTACGCTATTCAAAGGCAATGcaatatcaacaacaacaacaacaacaagataGTGTTATCTTGAGGTAGCCTACGACTTGAGAAAGGCTGTTCTCTTACCttgttagctaacgctagctagctaacttgttGTTGCTCATAGGGTTAAAAAAAACACGTAGACCCCAAGCACTGTCTTTTTCAATATTGAATTCAAGTCAGATGTAAGATGAGCTAGCTAGTTACAACAAAAATCCTATACTAACGTTAGCTATCCATAGCTAAAAAGCAACAATGTGCTGAATACCAGAGGATCACAACACCAGCCTTAATTTAGTAAACAGAAGTGTAGACAGCCTATATAAAGATTAGTGTTGTGCAAAGATTGATTTTAAACTGCAAGATATTAATGTTGAATCGAAATGGTTCGCATATCATGTGAATACATTGGACCCCGGGTTTCATTGTTATGTTGACTCGCATGCCAGAGTTAAAAACTCCTCGTGCATTTGGAAACGATGTACATGTctatttgcatacagagcaGGAAAATGAGATCCAATCCCAAATGGTCACTCGAGATGCATGTGGAGACGCATTCTAATTGTAATTCTAATCTAATTCTAAAACTCTAACCGCATTCTAAGGTGTGAACTGACGTACttagagctgtccacttgtgaCCGAGTCACCCAAAACCCATGTCGATGTCAGGTGTGAACAGGCTCTTAGATGCTTTGAACAAGCTCCTTCAGCAGCACTGCCTGGCCAAATCACTTCGGTTTACTGAAGACCACCTTAATACTGTAGTAGACCAACTCAacgcacagcagcacagcacccCTGAGCACACCACTGAGAGTCACCGGTTCAAATCCCAGAGTGCTCGatgatgctgacacacacacacacaaacacacagcaatgtACGCGTGGGCACCATACATGACTCTAGCTTAAATTATTCATTCAAGTGACTAACCGCAACACTCAGACCTAGCCTTggctaaaaaaataaacaaataaataaatgattacaaataacccccctccctcctcccggCCTCAGGTGAAAATCAGAGACACACTCCTGGTGAAGAGCCTCCCTTTGGTTTCGGGCCAAGTCTTCCTGAAGGAGTTAAGGCCCCCTGCTTTAGCAACTTAAGAGGCAGGATGAACTACATTTCCTGGCTACTTTGTTATCCCGACTTCAAACGGCCCTGGCCCCCTTTGGTTTGCGCGGCGTATCGAGCAGGGGGGATAGGCTtatggagggagaagaaaggggcCATTTAAAGTAATCTAGCACAAACACAGCCAGTTCTCCACACAAACCTCTGGTGAGTTCATTAGAGTTGTTTAATTAACTGGTCTAGCTACAACAAAGTGCCCTGGATTCCTGCATCAGAAAAATAaagcttacacacaaacacgcaaacacagccatacgctcacatacacacaacactatatACTCACACAAATCTACTTTGGGGacataataataaactttttttttccctttgtgtgtgtgtgtgtgtgtgtgttgacaagcCAGCTATCCCCTCTTTTTTCCGAAAGCACGCCATTCAAAAGTCTCAATTGAAGGACAATATTTCCCCTTAGCTTGTCAAATGTCAATGTAAATCTGAAATGTGTGGTTTGAGAGATTATTTATACACTGGACTTCCAATCGGACTGCgactcacaggcacacaatcATAATCACTGTCAGTCACTGCCTGTTAACTAATGGAAGAAAATGACTCTCTCCATTGTTTACAGAGACTGGTAGGGTGGCTGCGTCatggcagacacacagcagtgatTCACCACTGCAAATGAGCAAaaccaggtcacacacacacacacacacacacacacacacacacacacacacacacacacacacagcgactgAAGATTATCAGACAGACTGAAATAAATGTGCAATGAAGCTCtagtaatataaaataaaaataataagagagaaaaaaaaataacataaatggAACTTTCTATGAGCCTGGCTGGACCTGCCTCTGAAGCGTGTTGCTATAATTCTTTtaatcctcaaacacacacacatatacacacacacacatacaaattgtCACAGTATTAAGAGTAGCCAGACATAATCACAGATTATGCgatgaagagggggaaagagacgaggaggaggaggaggaagaggaggataagGGTGTCGTACACGAAAACGAGGGAGACTCACCACTGCTGCAAAGTAGATGGCCATCAGTGGGTGCGAGGCCAGGAAGAAGTCATAGAGCCGTAGAACATGCCGGAAGTCGGAGAGGACATGGCCGTACCAAGTGATGAGCCAGCTGAGTGCGAAGATAGTACCAACCTcagccctgcagacacacacagacacatcacaagGATGGTTAGAGCATAAACATTTCAATGCGACAACATACCATGCCCACGATGCCACTTGAggcaagagaagaaaaaaaaaaacacaagcgtCTTGCATGATAAATAGGTTCTGTGTGTCGCCCTGAATGAGTATGATGTCACTGATGATGTAATTATGAAGTGCACCCAGAGAGACCTCTCCTCTAGGCAAGACATTAAGCATGGTTCACTTAAGTGGCCTTTTTTTCCTGACCACAGTAACACCGCTCTATTTTGGTAACTGAAAATGGCCTTTTGAGAGACCATTTGTGGAGTcagctgacaaaaaaaagagaacaagagagagagagagagcgagcgagagagagagagcgagcgagagagaaaaaaaaaacggaaaaggGACTCAAAGGAATCTGCAGGAACTACACCTCAAAGCATCCTCTGGGCGACAGAACTAAGCAGCTCTGCCTGCTTATCCCCTCAACACAAAGCGGCAACCTGTCCCTTTCAAGGCCctttcaaaaaataaaaacatctcaACAATCCCATCAGGCTGTTTGCGTGACTAAAAATACCTCCCAGTGAAGTTTGGGGCGGAAATCGAGACTGACGCCGGGGCCGGGCTCCGGCAACCCCTGTGCCGGCGCGCTTCCAGACGTGAAATGCTTGAGCAGCTCGATAGGACTACTCGACTTCCTCTTCCTGGTTTCTTTTCGGGAAAAGTGGCATCAAAGTAAGACAAGCAACAGCACCTGAAGCGAGCAACACCATTAAACCTGTGGGGCCTGGGCCAGGGCCGTGGCTAGACGGGGGCCCTCCCAAGACGTGCATATCTAATATTTATCAAGAGCCTCTtattctttacattttaaatgagcTACCATTAAAAATAACTCGCTTTTACAGCTGGGACCAAGCCAGTGGCACGCAACAGCCTCTCTCTTCAGCTGACTCATAGTACAGGTTTGTGTGCTCGGCCGGgccaggccaacacacacacgcacacacacacacacacacgcacgcacacacacacgcacacacaccaaacacacacacacaggcaccagaaacagcaacagtgaaaaaacagaaaacactgaATGAATTATATATGAGGTACCAAACGGTGCATCCATTCCTTTGCATCACATGGACCGCTGAGGGTCCAAACATTTCCTCAGCATACCTCGTCAGAAGAGACAAGACTCTTCCCTTCATTTGCAGTCGTTTTTATTCTCCGAATCGCACGCATGCTTACCTGTCCATCAAGTGGACTGTGAGAAATAAAAGGCTTTTAACTAAGTTAAAACACACGCAGGTATAACAAATGTAATATCGGACGTCAACATAAAGGCACAGACGAGACAGAAGACTGGTGACAATCACGGGAGTGTGCGTCAGAATGTCGGGACGCAGGCGGCAATGCAGGAATATGCAAAACGACATCAGCTTGCCGACAGTCGCTTTGAAACAAGGGCGGCTGTCTCGAGACAGCTCCCCAATTAGATTGCACACAATCATGCGCTCGCTCCTGTCAAAGCCGCACACGTGTCAACATCCATTTCTTTCAGTTTTACACTTATAGCTCCTAAAAGAAACAGGAaatcagtaggcctacatctgacaccttcctcctcctcctcctcctcctcctcttagtTTCCCTGTGCTGCCCAAGTGTTGCCTCCGTGTAGATACTAAAACAGTCAACAGTTCTTTCATATGAAGTCTATAATTCATCTGATTAACAGCTGTAAACAGATATACGAACTTAAGTGTGTATTCTATCCAGCACACTTAAAGCATACCTTACCCAAAGATCATGTCACCAAAATGTCCTACCAATTAAAATATAATATGGCATTCAAACTTGCCTGGATATTACCTTAACTGGATATTACATAATTTTAAACCGTTTCATCCAGAATCTCTGCTTAAAGAGTTTGGATGAGCATGCACGCTCGCCGCCTCCTGTTCCATTCAGAGGGTTTGGACATGCAGGTTCACACCACAGCACGCTCTCTACTGCCCTCCTCAGGTAGTTGTCGTCGCCTCAGACCAAACAAACAGGACGGATATACCAGACGCACCTCACCACATTACTTAACCAAATCAGCCAGTCTTGTACACCTTCAGGtgtcggtgtctgtgtctgtgtgtggtttatttaaGGGGCTGTTAGATGCAGAACCTTTGTGGCATCACAAGGAGCTGCTGAATAACAACGAGTTTTTCCACCTTCAGGAACGGGATTTATTTCAGTTCATAATAAATGCTTTGATGAAACAGTATCAATCAGCAAGTGCCTCGGACTGGGacggagagagctggagagcttGTGATGATGGTGCAACATTTTCTTTAACCATGATGCATTGCAAATCAGTTGCACAAAAAAAGTACAGCCCCAGTCTTTCTTCTTTGGGTGAATATGCATTGGTAAATCTTTCATCACTGTTGGTTTCTCACGTGGCAGTAAGATACCTTTAGGAGTTAAAAGGAAAACTGACTTACGAAACACTGACTTACTTCAATGGAAATTAGAACATTGAAAGTGTCTTCTTCTAAAACAGGCAGGAGATTGGAGGGACACATTGAGGTGATTGCATTACATCCAAACCAAATTACAGTAATCCAAagcaagacaatattgacataTTGACTGCAAATCAATCCTCAACTCAACCAAATTCAACCCACTGTGTATTTAAGTTACATCCAGTAACAGAACCTGTCTTCAATTTATCAGGAAAGGACATACGACCTTTGCACTCAAGGTCAGGGTAACAATTGGGCATGGAATTTCACCCCATACCACTGCTATTGTACCTTTCTATGGACACATATTAGCCCAGGCCTTGTCCATTAGTAGCCTAATGCTTTATCAACTTgcttagacattttgactgctATTCACAAGGTTCTTTGGCCAATATTATTTCTGCAATGAAACGTTGTCTTACCGCAACATGAAATCATTCAGCTCTCTGTCCACCTGCTCCAGAATTGGCATCAAGTAATTTAGGATGTGCTTTGTGCTGTCCATAGTAGGGTCCATAAAATCCCTGTTCAATAAAACAAGAGCAAATATATGAAACGAAACCACAAATCCACACATTAAATGAATTCAGCATTACATTGAGCTTTCAGCATTAACACAACAAAGGATCAAAAAGACAAACCTAGGTCAACACAGAAATTCTGCAATAAAAAACATCATACTGTTTACACACTGTATATATGAATTATGAAAGAGCTGATAATGAGAGCTGTTCACATCCTCTTAATCAAAATAGTGCATCTCTGTGGTTACACTGAGCTATTTATGTGCTTACTGATATTTTTGTGCTTGacagataaaaaataaaaaaacacacacacagctaactgTTTGCAAATCATTTCTGGGCTTGCCAACACATGTTTTAATGAAGTGAGGAGTCAAAGGGTGTttgctaaataaatatatatataaaaatgaatcttgTCACGCTTAAGGACCCACCTGAGATGGTGATTGGAGAGAGTCTCCACTATTGCTATAGCCATCCTCTCCCCCACCACAAGCAGGAAGGTGACCACTATGTCGTGGTAGCCCTGGTAGTAATGCAGCTGAGGGTTTCTCCTCAGAACATCCAGGATGATGTCAATCAGCTGCTCCtgcaacacctctctctcagccacccGCATCCCTGGAGGACGAAAGCACATTCAAAAGGGCTCCAATCAGCAAGTTCTTTCCTTGTGCCTTGCTTTATACATGCTCGcgtgaagagagagacatagggcATATAGGCGAGTCGAGTTTTTTTACTGTAGGTTTAGTGGACATAATGTCCAGCTAAAACACCCATGAGGTTCAGCCAGGAGCCAGGACTGCAACTAGCGGATAGCCCATTCAgaaaacaacatttcaaaaaAACACTTagcaaaccaaacaaaaacaacacatgcTGAAAACTTTTACTTTGAAAACTTTAGTCTTTTGTGGCTTTTCAAGAATAGGGACATGACATGCTTTGCTCTTCCTGTTTTATTATTAGACAACAGTTACTATCCACATCAGAACAGAAATAAATCAAGCATGgatgtataaaaaaaattaagggACAGAACTGCACACAAGTATTACGTCAGAGTTGTAGAGACTGCACTCACATGACTTGGTTGATGACTGGTACCAAGATCAATAGCAGGCTTACCTCTAGGAAAACGACGCATCGATCTCCTGACATCCATGAGCACCTGGTTGTAGTCCTTGTGGTTCTCCCTGACATCTCTCCCTGAATCAATCAGAgcaaatgaaacacacataggGCTAGGCTCAGAGCTCCAGAATGATCAATCAGATGTATAGGATCTACAGCTGTCATTGTGAAAGTAAAAGGAATACATTtgttatacttttttttatacCTACACTGAATAAAATGATACATATTTGCAATATAATTATGCAAACCTATCGAATTGAGTTCCACTGAAAACTCACCAGGTTTTGCTGGGAGGTtgtacacattgacattgaggaGTTTGGGCCAGACTTTTCTCCTAATTTCATCTGTCAGTAGACCACCTTCACTCACGGCCGCCTTTCGCAGGGTCTCAATGTCCACTGGGTCACTGTTGAGGGCTTGGTGTATGTCAAaaagcttcttcttcttccaggaCACATATTCTATGTTGAGGAATACAAGAGAAATGCTTGAGATATAAACGTCCTATGCCTGTAATCTGTGAAATATTGTAAGGAGATGCATTTAAGTAGGCTAATACTGTTACGTCTATGACTTAAAATACTTCTATGCTAAATCCACTATGAAACTGTCTTAAAAGAACAAAGACAGCATTGATTTGGCGAGTTATAATCCATATCCACCACTTGGTATTAGCTTTTAACGGACTGAGTGGCCTATACATTATGCACTAAGCCATGCGATGAAAGTATAATGTCCATGTAAGTAGTGTTATTTCATGTCATTGACCTTTTCCTTGTTGTTTATGTCAAAAAAAAAGTGCACGATTAGGCCCACAATTTTCCACCGATTACATGTGTGGATTTGGCCTACCAGTACACTGATTTGACAGTTCGTTGAACTGGTCTCGCTCCTTATTGGACACAAGCACACTTCCTGAAACTGTTGGCTATAAATGAAATAGCGTTGATCATTAGAAAGTCTGTTTGATTTTAACCATATAATCTCAGACTCCATTAGTACTGGCAGGAAATTGTACCATTATATATGGCAAATTAGAAAAGCCATGTGAATCTGACACCTGCAATCGTCATAACCTTGTCCACGTAGCTAGCAAAAAGCTGATACCAATTGCCTTTACACAACACAGATATTTTAGTAGCCTGTTCGCCATAATCGAGATTAACCATGTTCTGCATACATTCATTCTCTCAACGATAAACTCTTAAGATCATTGCATTGTCAGCTATTTTAGCGTTTGTTATTCAATTACCCCCGTGTCTCTTCTCGTTTCCATTACTAGTCGATCCGTTCCCATTATTTCCTTGATGgtgtttctttccctttttcattTCCCTCGGATTGTTTATTGTCTTAACATTAGAAACTGGTACATTCCTATGCGTTTTAGATAGTTTTCTAGGTATTAAAATGTCGTGTCAGTAAAGCTGAAATGTATCGCCATAACAACGTCGCTGCTAAAGCCGGTTGGCTCTTTCCATCAAACATATGGAACCGACACGCAACTACTTTTGGGTTAACCAAACATGCTTGCTACAAGGGCGGTCCTctgtcagcctattggtccaTTTTGCAGCCTACAGTTCTAAACATCTAGGTAGAGAGTAGCCTAGGCTGGTGCACTGTGCATCAATACGACAGACAAATGCAATATATTTTACACAGTTTGCTAGTTCCATTAGTATAGGCCTACAATATGGACGGAAAGGGGTTCAtgtcattcactcattcaaatCATTGATTCAATTTTGTTTGAAAATCCTTCTCCTCTTAAATATAtcaattttatatttttttgtagGCCTATATGTAGATGTAGCCATTGACACAACTCaacgtttattgacacatacaTCCTTTGATGCCTGCTTGTAACTCTTTGTTCTTTTGATATTCAGTGATGTTTTTTCTCTGGTATCTACTGCTATGTGTAGCCTATTGCTCACGGTAGGGctctcatacatgcacacactgaaatcAAACAGTGAAAGTACAGTGGATTAATTTGTTGTGAAATAAAAACCCACCCTCTTGTCTTAACGTCTTAATGTACACAACCAGCAGACTATGTACTAGGTACCTCCACTACAGTTACCCTTGTAATGCACCTTAAGGTACAACTTTTGGCCCAAAGCATAAGTATCTAGGTGTTGATGCTCAAATCTGGTTAATTCTTTCACCCTTCTGACACCCTTTCTGAACTCGTACAGCCCTATTGTCCACCCTTCCCAGATGACACAAAAGTGAGACCACCAGGTGCACTGCATAGGCAACCTACATGTAAGTGTGCTTAATAGCGATGACAGACGGACCGAAAACCAGGCCCATCGAACAGGGTCGTTTCAGTGAGGCGTTTGGCAAGCGACTCGACTCTTTGTCAAatttatattgtttttctttcatcatATATCCAAATACATAGCTATTACCATAGCTAGTAAAGTCTTGGCAGGAAGCCCATTTGTTCTATGGTGTTTGTAGTCTCCTGGCCCACTACTGCCTCTACTGCTTAGGTGGGATTGCTCTATAGACTGTCAGTATGACTATAATTTTCCAATACCACAGATCGATGGAGACTCAGTTAGGCAATGATCAATCAGGAACAAAGTGCTATTCTTTACAATGATgtgcatgaagagagagaggacggttTCACATAGAATATTCACCTGGGTCTCTAATTAGACAAGGAAACCGAAAGGGCTGTCAATCATTAGTCCCAATCCAACATGAATACATATGAGACGACACTCTGATACAGAAACTGCCACAATGTCTGTTCACAGAGAAATAATAGAAAAACAGTCTCACTCTGACTTTGCAAATTTCACTACCCCTATCTGCTAGACACAGACTCCACCAGAAACTTTCCTGGTTGAACCTAATGatataaaataatgaaaaatgaTAGGTAAAATAATGATTCTGATTCAAAACCCTTTCAAGTATGAATCAAAACACTGTGCACAGCGAACCGTGACAACTGTCAGACTGCAGAAGCTGTCGAAGAGACAGACTCCACAGCGATACAGCGACTAGTAGCTCACTTTGCGAAATTAATGTTGGTTTTGAGGCAGTCCCATGAGCCATTGTGTTGTACAATTCTCACTTGCCGAATGTAATCGGTTCTCTCTTGCAGAGTCAGATAAACTTGCCTGTAAAATCAACGGATCCCTTAAGCCATTCTGACAGGTGTATACAGAAGCCTTTCCTCATGATCAGCTATACAAATTAGATTATGGATAAATGCTATTTAATACAAAAGTCACGACATTCATGTTATGTTCAGTTGGTAGACTTGTGAAGATTTGTGAATTAATTGTATTTATGCCACAAATAGGCTAGTGGCACAGGAGTGGGTCTTGGTTCCTCAGTAGCCTTCTCTAATGTAACGCTGCGGTTCTTGGCAGGTTTGAGTCAGACAGACTCAAGCTATGTTCTTACCCTACAATCAACCAATCCCATGTGCTATGTGATGTTTCATAAGCATACCGTTGGAGGGAGTAAGTAAGGCTACATAAAGTTAGCACGTTAGCACTTTTAGTGGGAAGATGAGCATAGTTTATTCAATCAGCAGCTTTCCCCTGATTCAAGTTTGGGTTAAGGTAAGGTTGGTTATACAGCTGTAAAAGTCTGAGGAACAGGAGGGTCCTCAGTATATATCACAGTAGCCTAAAATAGGTGAGCAGTCAGGCAGAGGCCAACAGGAATATTAATCTAACTTCAAATAATAGCTGTAAATATGATACACTTTTCTCCAAAAACTGATTA
The sequence above is drawn from the Clupea harengus chromosome 19, Ch_v2.0.2, whole genome shotgun sequence genome and encodes:
- the zgc:63863 gene encoding TBC1 domain family member 20 — its product is MKKGKKHHQGNNGNGSTSNGNEKRHGEYVSWKKKKLFDIHQALNSDPVDIETLRKAAVSEGGLLTDEIRRKVWPKLLNVNVYNLPAKPGRDVRENHKDYNQVLMDVRRSMRRFPRGMRVAEREVLQEQLIDIILDVLRRNPQLHYYQGYHDIVVTFLLVVGERMAIAIVETLSNHHLRDFMDPTMDSTKHILNYLMPILEQVDRELNDFMLRAEVGTIFALSWLITWYGHVLSDFRHVLRLYDFFLASHPLMAIYFAAVIVLHREKEVKNSECDMAMVHHLLSKIPQNLPYEELITHAQSLFARYPPSLLAKSAALQSRKSIAISTFQDFQLTTLQQRPDSVLRLQVNDHLASPDSAATPTAANQLVKMAVWGISATLGAAALTVAQTALEWGPDFLLQLF